The Nitrospinaceae bacterium genome contains the following window.
TTCATCGGCCACATGAAGGATAGTCTTTGGAGTGTTGCCCTCTTCCGGTGCGAATCCATTTTTCTTAAGACCCACTGGGTACTGGTTATAATGGACCAGTTCACAAGGCACATTATCGTCTTTGGTGAGCATGCTGGTGATGTCGATGGCCCTGCCCTATGCCGGATGTTCAATAAGGCTGCGATCGGTAAAGGCGTGCCCCGCTATCTCAGCTCTGATCATGATCCCTTATTCCGCTATCATCGGGGAGGGCCAATCTGCGGATACGAGAGATCGAGGAAATCAAAACCGTTCCCCATGTGCCGATATCCCATCCCTTTACCGAGCGACTTGTCGGCACAATCAGACGCGAATACCTTGACGAGTTTCTTTTCTGGAACGGGCATGATCTTGAACAGAAGCTGGAGGAGTTTCAGGATTACTACAACGCCCACCGGGTCCACCAAGCACTAAACCTGAAAAC
Protein-coding sequences here:
- a CDS encoding transposase, with product MPISHPFTERLVGTIRREYLDEFLFWNGHDLEQKLEEFQDYYNAHRVHQALNLKTPTEAAGKELPTPANLENYAWNSHCRRLFQTPVAA